The following are encoded together in the Xanthomonas vesicatoria ATCC 35937 genome:
- a CDS encoding response regulator, whose amino-acid sequence MAEMVKPTDVLVVDDHPLLRDGLSAMLAAEHDMRVVGDAEDGEQAVACYASLRPDVVLMDLQMPRVDGVEAIQRIRRVDPAAKVIVLTTYTGDVRAVRALQAGACGYLLKSALRRELVDTIRDVRRGQRRHVPASVAENIAAHVLDDALSARETEVLSLVATGCSNKQIGNALSISEETVKAHMKNILAKLGVRDRTHAVTVALRRGILSLET is encoded by the coding sequence ATGGCTGAGATGGTCAAACCGACTGATGTGCTGGTGGTAGACGATCATCCGCTGCTGCGCGACGGCCTCAGCGCCATGCTCGCCGCCGAACACGACATGCGTGTGGTCGGCGATGCCGAAGACGGTGAACAGGCGGTGGCCTGCTACGCCAGTCTGCGCCCGGACGTGGTGCTGATGGATCTGCAGATGCCACGCGTGGATGGTGTCGAAGCCATCCAGCGCATCCGCCGCGTCGATCCCGCCGCCAAGGTCATCGTGTTGACTACCTACACCGGCGATGTGCGGGCGGTGCGCGCGCTGCAGGCCGGCGCCTGCGGCTACCTGCTCAAGAGCGCGCTGCGCCGTGAGCTGGTCGACACCATCCGTGATGTGCGGCGTGGCCAGCGACGGCATGTTCCGGCGTCGGTGGCCGAAAACATCGCCGCCCACGTGCTCGACGACGCGCTGTCTGCCCGCGAGACCGAGGTACTGAGCCTGGTCGCTACCGGATGTTCCAACAAGCAGATCGGCAATGCCCTGAGCATCTCCGAAGAAACGGTCAAGGCGCATATGAAGAACATCCTGGCAAAGCTCGGCGTGCGTGATCGTACCCACGCGGTCACGGTGGCCTTGCGCCGCGGGATACTGTCGCTGGAAACCTGA